The Juglans regia cultivar Chandler chromosome 2, Walnut 2.0, whole genome shotgun sequence genome includes a window with the following:
- the LOC109011078 gene encoding SNARE-interacting protein KEULE isoform X2, whose product MSMSDSDSSSLGGEYKNFRQISRDRLLHEMLQSAKTGDSKSTWKVLIMDKLTVKVMSYSCKMADITDEGVSLVEDIYRRRQPLPSMDAIYFIQPSKENVIMFLSDMSGRKPLYRKAFVFFSSPISRELVNHIKKDTTVLPRIVALKEMNLEYFAIDSQGFITNNERALEELFGDDEDCRKGVACLNVMANRIATVFASLREFPYVRYRAAKSLDATTMTTFRDLIPTKLAAGVWDGIMKYKSLPNFPKTETCELLILDRSVDQIAPIIHEWTYDAMCHDLLNLEGNKYVHEVPSKTSGPPEKKEVLLEDHDPVWLELRHAHIADASERLHEKMTNFISKNKAAQIQHGSRDGGELSTRELQKMVQALPQYSEQIDKLSLHVEIAGKINRTIRESGLRELGQMEQDLVFGDAGMKDVIKFLTTKEDTTRENKLRLLMILVAIYPEKFDGEKGLNIMKLAKLPPEDMNAVYNLRLLGGSSDTKKSSTGAFSLKFDIHKKKRAARKERTGEEETWQLSRFYPMIEELIEKLSKGELPKDDYPCLNDPSQTFHGTSHTAAVNEAPAAHSLRSRRTPTWARPRNSDDGYSSDSILRHASSDFKKMGQRIFVFIVGGATRSELRVCHKLTTKLKREVVLGSSSLDDPPQFITKLKMLTAHELSIDDLQI is encoded by the exons ATGTCGATGTCCGATTCTGACTCATCTTCGCTTGGTGGCGAGTACAAGAATTTCAGACAAATCAGCCGTGACC GATTATTGCATGAAATGCTTCAGTCGGCCAAAACAGGGGATTCAAAATCAACTTGGAAG GTACTTATCATGGACAAACTAACTGTCAAGGTAATGTCTTACTCGTGCAAGATGGCTGATATCACAGACGAAGGTGTTTCAT TGGTTGAAGACATATACAGGCGAAGGCAGCCATTACCCTCCATGGATGCTATATACTTCATCCAACCATCCAAAGAGAA TGTTATAATGTTCTTGTCGGATATGTCTGGAAGAAAGCCTTTGTACAGGAA GGCATTTGTTTTCTTCAGTTCACCTATTTCAAGAGAACTGGTTAATCACATTAAGAAGGATACAACTGTTTTACCTCGTATAGTTGCATTGAAAGAG ATGAATTTGGAGTACTTTGCTATAGATAGTCAG GGTTTTATCACCAATAATGAAAGGGCTTTAGAGGAACTTTTTGGAGATGACGAGGATTGTCGCAAAGGTGTAGCCTGCTTGAATGTGATGGCTAACCGCATTGCTACAGTTTTTGCTTCGTTAAGg GAATTTCCTTACGTGCGTTATCGTGCTGCCAAGTCCCTTGATGCAACTACAATGACAACTTTCCGTGATCTAATTCCTACAAAGCTTGCTGCTGGTGTTTGGGACGGtattatgaaatataaatcACTTCCTAACTTCCCTAAGACAGAAACATGCGAGTTGCTCATCCTCGACAGATCTGTAGATCAG ATTGCTCCTATCATACATGAATGGACATATGATGCCATGTGTCACGATTTACTGAATTTGGAGGGAAATAAATATGTGCATGAG GTTCCTAGCAAAACCAGTGGTCCACCTGAGAAAAAAGAGGTTCTTTTGGAGGATCATGATCCTGTCTGGCTTGAGCTTCGGCACGCACATATAGCAGAT GCCAGTGAACGGTTGCATGAAAAGATGACCAACTTCATTTCAAAGAATAAAGCTGCACAAATCCAACATGGTTCAAG GGATGGAGGTGAACTGTCTACACGGGAATTGCAAAAGATGGTTCAAGCATTACCACAGTATAGTGAACAAATTGACAAGCTCTCACTCCATGTAGAG ATTGCAGGAAAAATTAACAGGACTATCAGGGAATCTGGGCTTCGGGAGCTTGGGCAGATGGAGCAGGATCTGGTTTTTGGAGATGCCGGAATGAAGGATGTTATCAAATTCTTGACCACAAAAGAG GATACAACCCGTGAAAATAAGTTGCGGTTGTTAATGATTCTTGTAGCCATTTATCCTGAGAAGTTTGATGGTGAAAAGGGTCTAAACATAATGAAG TTAGCAAAGTTACCACCTGAGGATATGAATGCTGTTTATAACTTGAGGTTACTGGGGGGGTCATCAGATACCAAAAAAAGCTCAACTGGAGCTTTCTCTTTGAAGTTTGATATTCACAAG AAGAAGCGTGCAGCTAGGAAAGAGCGTACTGGTGAAGAAGAAACGTGGCAGCTATCACGATTTTATCCAATGATTGAG GAACTTATTGAAAAACTTAGCAAAGGTGAACTCCCAAAAGATGATTATCCTTGTTTGAATGACCCAAGTCAAACTTTTCACGGGACGTCTCACACTGCAGCAGTAAATGAAGCTCCAGCTGCTCATTCACTTAGATCAAGGCGGACACCTACGTGGGCTCGGCCTCGGAACTCTGATGATGGGTATTCAAG TGATTCGATACTAAGACACGCATCTAGTGATTTTAAGAAGATGGGCCAGCGgatatttgtatttattgttGGTGGAGCTACTAGATCTGAG CTTAGGGTTTGCCACAAGCTTACAACTAAATTGAAGAGGGAAGTTGTTCTAGGCTCATCAAGTCTTGATGATCCTCCACAATTTATTACG AAATTGAAGATGTTGACAGCACATGAACTCTCCATCGATGATCTCCAGATATAA
- the LOC109011078 gene encoding SNARE-interacting protein KEULE isoform X1, with the protein MSMSDSDSSSLGGEYKNFRQISRDRLLHEMLQSAKTGDSKSTWKVLIMDKLTVKVMSYSCKMADITDEGVSLVEDIYRRRQPLPSMDAIYFIQPSKENVIMFLSDMSGRKPLYRKAFVFFSSPISRELVNHIKKDTTVLPRIVALKEMNLEYFAIDSQGFITNNERALEELFGDDEDCRKGVACLNVMANRIATVFASLREFPYVRYRAAKSLDATTMTTFRDLIPTKLAAGVWDGIMKYKSLPNFPKTETCELLILDRSVDQIAPIIHEWTYDAMCHDLLNLEGNKYVHEVPSKTSGPPEKKEVLLEDHDPVWLELRHAHIADASERLHEKMTNFISKNKAAQIQHGSRLMDGGELSTRELQKMVQALPQYSEQIDKLSLHVEIAGKINRTIRESGLRELGQMEQDLVFGDAGMKDVIKFLTTKEDTTRENKLRLLMILVAIYPEKFDGEKGLNIMKLAKLPPEDMNAVYNLRLLGGSSDTKKSSTGAFSLKFDIHKKKRAARKERTGEEETWQLSRFYPMIEELIEKLSKGELPKDDYPCLNDPSQTFHGTSHTAAVNEAPAAHSLRSRRTPTWARPRNSDDGYSSDSILRHASSDFKKMGQRIFVFIVGGATRSELRVCHKLTTKLKREVVLGSSSLDDPPQFITKLKMLTAHELSIDDLQI; encoded by the exons ATGTCGATGTCCGATTCTGACTCATCTTCGCTTGGTGGCGAGTACAAGAATTTCAGACAAATCAGCCGTGACC GATTATTGCATGAAATGCTTCAGTCGGCCAAAACAGGGGATTCAAAATCAACTTGGAAG GTACTTATCATGGACAAACTAACTGTCAAGGTAATGTCTTACTCGTGCAAGATGGCTGATATCACAGACGAAGGTGTTTCAT TGGTTGAAGACATATACAGGCGAAGGCAGCCATTACCCTCCATGGATGCTATATACTTCATCCAACCATCCAAAGAGAA TGTTATAATGTTCTTGTCGGATATGTCTGGAAGAAAGCCTTTGTACAGGAA GGCATTTGTTTTCTTCAGTTCACCTATTTCAAGAGAACTGGTTAATCACATTAAGAAGGATACAACTGTTTTACCTCGTATAGTTGCATTGAAAGAG ATGAATTTGGAGTACTTTGCTATAGATAGTCAG GGTTTTATCACCAATAATGAAAGGGCTTTAGAGGAACTTTTTGGAGATGACGAGGATTGTCGCAAAGGTGTAGCCTGCTTGAATGTGATGGCTAACCGCATTGCTACAGTTTTTGCTTCGTTAAGg GAATTTCCTTACGTGCGTTATCGTGCTGCCAAGTCCCTTGATGCAACTACAATGACAACTTTCCGTGATCTAATTCCTACAAAGCTTGCTGCTGGTGTTTGGGACGGtattatgaaatataaatcACTTCCTAACTTCCCTAAGACAGAAACATGCGAGTTGCTCATCCTCGACAGATCTGTAGATCAG ATTGCTCCTATCATACATGAATGGACATATGATGCCATGTGTCACGATTTACTGAATTTGGAGGGAAATAAATATGTGCATGAG GTTCCTAGCAAAACCAGTGGTCCACCTGAGAAAAAAGAGGTTCTTTTGGAGGATCATGATCCTGTCTGGCTTGAGCTTCGGCACGCACATATAGCAGAT GCCAGTGAACGGTTGCATGAAAAGATGACCAACTTCATTTCAAAGAATAAAGCTGCACAAATCCAACATGGTTCAAGGTTGAT GGATGGAGGTGAACTGTCTACACGGGAATTGCAAAAGATGGTTCAAGCATTACCACAGTATAGTGAACAAATTGACAAGCTCTCACTCCATGTAGAG ATTGCAGGAAAAATTAACAGGACTATCAGGGAATCTGGGCTTCGGGAGCTTGGGCAGATGGAGCAGGATCTGGTTTTTGGAGATGCCGGAATGAAGGATGTTATCAAATTCTTGACCACAAAAGAG GATACAACCCGTGAAAATAAGTTGCGGTTGTTAATGATTCTTGTAGCCATTTATCCTGAGAAGTTTGATGGTGAAAAGGGTCTAAACATAATGAAG TTAGCAAAGTTACCACCTGAGGATATGAATGCTGTTTATAACTTGAGGTTACTGGGGGGGTCATCAGATACCAAAAAAAGCTCAACTGGAGCTTTCTCTTTGAAGTTTGATATTCACAAG AAGAAGCGTGCAGCTAGGAAAGAGCGTACTGGTGAAGAAGAAACGTGGCAGCTATCACGATTTTATCCAATGATTGAG GAACTTATTGAAAAACTTAGCAAAGGTGAACTCCCAAAAGATGATTATCCTTGTTTGAATGACCCAAGTCAAACTTTTCACGGGACGTCTCACACTGCAGCAGTAAATGAAGCTCCAGCTGCTCATTCACTTAGATCAAGGCGGACACCTACGTGGGCTCGGCCTCGGAACTCTGATGATGGGTATTCAAG TGATTCGATACTAAGACACGCATCTAGTGATTTTAAGAAGATGGGCCAGCGgatatttgtatttattgttGGTGGAGCTACTAGATCTGAG CTTAGGGTTTGCCACAAGCTTACAACTAAATTGAAGAGGGAAGTTGTTCTAGGCTCATCAAGTCTTGATGATCCTCCACAATTTATTACG AAATTGAAGATGTTGACAGCACATGAACTCTCCATCGATGATCTCCAGATATAA
- the LOC109011105 gene encoding IRK-interacting protein, which produces MAPSSTSLPSSSSKSPPLPPPHQPTHFTPIQECEREEHDEDGYSEEQIIQNRGRPAAGSTEKGVTPKHRPTPLHETYKSSKPNAKKNSESDTTETEEDGSVLCNKCRPHAREKISVVPLDNNGLNNQSSSIASPNGIFKAIFSSLTRRSPRSTEALTTAREEQWKIAVAELSHKLIQATRKRDEALLEASRLKYSMAELEKKLNKLEIYCHNLKSGLEECSTNSRYQIGKSHINRLVNHHGSLSVNDKAIEHFLVSVSEARSSVRLLCRALTMQLRQMGNKVYERISVLLQPYDIKVSLSKNPRSWIFYLEALLNQAFYEDFESVGFQKNASNQILNPIDRCEANFESFTLLRELTWEEVLNKGTRHFSEDFSRFCDTKMSEIVAILGWNRAWPEPLLQAFFVASKSVWLVHLLATSVHPSLPIFRVDKGAGFDGVYMEDMGGDKMRTLMPSVVRIMVAPGFYVYGSVVKCKVLCRYCNSNNINNQ; this is translated from the exons ATGGCTCCTTCTTCTACATCTttgccttcttcttcctccaaatctcctcctcttcctcctccccaCCAACCCACTCACTTCACCCCT ATTCAAGAATGTGAAAGAGAAGAACATGATGAAGATGGATATAGCGAGGAGCAAATAATCCAGAACAGAGGGAGACCGGCCGCTGGTTCTACGGAGAAGGGAGTTACTCCAAAACACCGCCCGACGCCGCTCCATGAAACTTACAAAAGTTCCAAACCCAACGCCAAGAAGAACTCGGAGTCTGATACAACGGAGACCGAAGAGGACGGTTCGGTCTTGTGTAACAAGTGCCGCCCACATGCGCGCGAGAAGATCTCGGTGGTTCCGCTGGACAACAATGGTCTCAACAATCAGTCTTCGTCGATTGCGAGTCCCAATGGCATATTCAAGGCCATCTTTTCGTCGCTAACGAGGAGAAGCCCGAGGTCAACGGAGGCGTTAACGACGGCCAGAGAGGAGCAGTGGAAGATTGCGGTGGCAGAGCTCTCGCACAAGCTGATTCAGGCTACAAGAAAGAGAGACGAGGCTCTTCTTGAAGCTTCAAGGCTTAAGTACTCCATGGCTGAGCTAGAGAAGAAGCTCAACAAGCTCGAGATTTATTGCCATAACTTGAAGTCTGGCCTCGAAGAGTGCAGCACCAACTCGCGCTATCAAATAGGAAAGAGCCACATTAATCGGCTGGTGAACCATCACGGCTCCCTGAGCGTTAATGACAAAGCGATTGAGCATTTTCTGGTTTCGGTTTCGGAGGCTCGGTCTTCGGTCCGGCTCTTGTGCCGCGCGCTCACTATGCAACTCAGGCAAATGGGAAACAAAGTATATGAAAGAATTTCGGTACTTCTACAACCTTATGATATAAAGGTTTCACTCTCGAAGAACCCAAGAAGCTGGATTTTCTACCTTGAGGCTTTGCTGAACCAAGCTTTCTATGAGGACTTCGAATCTGTTGGGTTTCAAAAGAACGCCTCGAATCAAATATTGAACCCGATTGATCGGTGCGAGGCTAATTTTGAGTCCTTCACCTTGCTTCGGGAGTTGACATGGGAGGAGGTCTTGAATAAGGGGACAAGGCATTTCAGTGAAGATTTCAGCAGGTTTTGTGACACGAAAATGAGTGAAATTGTCGCAATATTGGGGTGGAACAGGGCATGGCCTGAGCCACTGTTGCAGGCATTCTTTGTTGCTTCAAAAAGTGTGTGGTTGGTGCACCTTTTGGCCACCTCGGTGCACCCGAGCTTGCCTATATTCAGGGTGGATAAAGGAGCGGGGTTTGATGGAGTTTACATGGAGGACATGGGTGGAGATAAGATGAGGACATTGATGCCGTCTGTGGTCCGGATCATGGTTGCACCTGGGTTCTATGTCTACGGCAGCGTGGTTAAATGCAAGGTGCTATGCAGGTACTGCAACAGCAACAACATCAACAATCAGTGA
- the LOC109011113 gene encoding probable protein S-acyltransferase 14: MQRSGAAMAWNVFKFCTALRGLGSIMILLVLAIVGVSYYTIVIAIYGPALLHTGLPDSLAFLAVLLLFHFLLGMLLWSYFSVVLTNPGSVPPNWRPVMDEEKGDMDPLMSSEYEGPGLGSNRSTMDPANPRIRFCRKCNQVKPPRCHHCSVCARCVLKMDHHCVWVVNCVGALNYKYFFLFLFYTFLETILVTLSLLPYFVKFFTDGEIPGTPGTLAATLITFILNLSFALSVLGFLIMHISLIAANTTTIEAYEKKTTREWRYDLGWKENFQQVLGRDKKYWLIPAYSDEDLRLMPALQGLEYPTRPDLDVLRGF; the protein is encoded by the exons ATGCAAAGGTCGGGAGCAGCAATGGCTTGGAACGTGTTCAAGTTCTGTACGGCCCTGCGTGGTCTCGGCTCCATCATGATCCTCCTGGTCCTCGCCATAGTCGGGGTCTCCTATTACACTATTGTCATAGCCATTTACGGCCCAGCTCTCCTCCACACCGGCCTTCCCGATTCTCTCGCTTTTCTCGCCGTCTTGCTCTTGTTTCATTTCCTG TTGGGGATGCTATTATGGAGCTACTTTTCTGTTGTTCTAACGAATCCGGGCAGTGTTCCTCCGAATTGGAGGCCAGTAATGGATGAGGAGAAAGGAGACATGGATCCATTGATGTCATCAGAATATGAGGGCCCAGGTTTAGGCTCAAACCGGTCAACTATGGACCCAGCCAATCCAAGAATACGGTTTTGTCGAAAGTGCAACCAAGTTAAACCACCTCGTTGCCACCACTGTTCTGTTT GTGCGAGGTGTGTACTGAAAATGGACCATCATTGTGTTTGGGTCGTGAATTGTGTTGGGGCGTTGAACTACAAgtacttctttcttttcttg TTTTACACATTTCTTGAGACAATTCTTGTCACTTTATCATTACTGCCGTATTTTGTCAAGTTTTTCACTGATGGTGAGATACCTGGAACGCCAGGCACCCTTGCAGCTACTTTGATCACATTCA TTTTGAACTTATCCTTTGCACTGAGTGTTCTTGGCTTTCTGATTATGCACATATCATTGATTGCTGCAAATACCACCACAATTGAG gCATATGAGAAGAAAACAACTCGCGAATGGCGTTATGACCTTGGATGGAAGGAAAACTTTCAGCAG GTGCTTGGGAGGGATAAGAAATACTGGTTAATCCCTGCATATTCAGACGAGGATCTGAGACTGATGCCAGCACTTCAGGGTCTTGAATATCCAACAAGGCCTGACTTGGATGTGCTTCGGGGTTTCTAA
- the LOC109011123 gene encoding uncharacterized protein LOC109011123: protein MKLVWSPETASKAYIDTVKSCELYQESGVAELVSAMAAGWNANFIVETWSQGGVMATSTGLAVASSHTGGRHVCIVPDEQSRSEYAQGMVEAGMSPEVIVGEPEEAMDELVGIDFMVVDCRRKDFARILRLAKLSSRGAVLVCKNASSKSAAASFKWRSVLDGGSQHLVRSVFLPVGMGLDIAHVAAAASGGNSGSGAKKWIRHVDQQSGEEHVIRK, encoded by the exons ATGAAGCTAGTTTGGTCTCCTGAGACTGCATCAAAGGCCTACATCGATACTGTTAAATCT TGCGAGCTGTATCAAGAATCAGGCGTGGCAGAGCTTGTTTCCGCCATGGCTGCAGGCTGGAACGCCAACTTCATCGTGGAGACATGGTCTCAAGGTGGAGTTATGGCAACAAGTACTGGCCTAGCGGTGGCGAGCAGTCACACGGGCGGAAGACACGTTTGCATAGTCCCCGATGAGCAGTCGAGGTCGGAGTATGCCCAAGGCATGGTCGAGGCCGGCATGTCACCGGAAGTTATCGTCGGAGAGCCGGAGGAAGCGATGGACGAGCTAGTAGGCATAGATTTCATGGTGGTTGATTGCAGGCGCAAGGACTTTGCAAGAATACTGAGGCTGGCAAAGCTGAGTAGCCGTGGTGCTGTTTTGGTGTGCAAGAATGCCAGTTCGAAGTCAGCAGCAGCAAGCTTCAAATGGCGAAGCGTTCTTGATGGCGGATCGCAGCATCTCGTGCGCTCTGTGTTTCTGCCGGTGGGGATGGGACTGGATATTGCACATGTTGCAGCGGCGGCCAGTGGGGGGAATTCAGGTTCAGGTGCGAAAAAATGGATCAGGCACGTGGATCAACAATCAGGAGAGGAGCATGTTATCAGAAAGTAG